A single Streptomyces sp. Edi2 DNA region contains:
- a CDS encoding gas vesicle protein has protein sequence MSDSLAGRMGPSSGPSPYGRQGASANLADILERVLDKGVVIAGDIQINLLDIELLTIKLRLLVASVDKAKEMGIDWWEHDPSLSSRARAPQQIPDGRRPAVAGDSLAEENQQLRAELAELRAAIGSPQGSGAQQADRKEEQ, from the coding sequence ATGTCCGATTCACTGGCCGGCCGTATGGGGCCTTCCTCCGGTCCGTCCCCGTACGGCCGGCAGGGGGCTTCCGCCAACCTGGCCGACATCCTGGAGCGCGTCCTCGACAAGGGCGTCGTCATCGCGGGTGACATCCAGATCAACCTGCTCGACATCGAGCTGCTGACCATCAAGCTCCGGCTGCTCGTCGCCTCCGTCGACAAGGCCAAGGAGATGGGCATCGACTGGTGGGAACACGACCCCTCCCTTTCGTCCCGCGCCCGCGCACCGCAGCAGATCCCGGACGGGCGACGGCCGGCCGTCGCCGGTGACTCACTGGCCGAGGAGAACCAGCAGCTGCGCGCCGAACTGGCCGAACTGCGCGCGGCCATCGGCTCCCCCCAGGGCTCCGGCGCGCAGCAGGCAGATCGTAAGGAGGAGCAGTGA
- a CDS encoding GvpL/GvpF family gas vesicle protein — protein sequence MGRAGTALEASAPQLTGLRDGPVRTVTAGSLTALVSSVPADAFSAEGMKAQLEDLTELETIARTHHAVVEAAWAGTMVLPMRLATVYLDDARVRAMLDERGTELDALLSRLEGHAELGVKVYADARAAAAAGSPAPAHRPDAAASEVSPGRAYLQQRRAQRRTHRDAYRAAGVVATDVRVRVADMAQDMVAHRPQQGELASGAGENIANEAYLVPTDRVGEFHRALKGLADGVPGVRVEITGPWAPYSFATPPTESTNP from the coding sequence ATCGGACGGGCCGGCACCGCCCTCGAAGCGTCGGCTCCTCAGCTGACCGGGCTGCGGGACGGCCCCGTGCGCACGGTCACCGCCGGCAGCCTGACCGCCCTCGTCTCCTCCGTCCCGGCCGACGCCTTCAGCGCGGAAGGTATGAAGGCGCAGCTGGAAGACCTGACGGAGCTGGAGACGATCGCGCGGACACACCACGCCGTCGTCGAGGCCGCCTGGGCCGGCACCATGGTGCTGCCCATGCGCCTGGCCACGGTGTATCTGGACGATGCCCGGGTGCGGGCGATGCTGGACGAGCGCGGCACCGAGCTCGATGCGCTGCTCTCCCGGCTCGAAGGCCATGCCGAACTGGGGGTGAAGGTGTACGCGGACGCACGCGCAGCGGCCGCGGCCGGATCTCCCGCGCCGGCCCACAGGCCGGACGCCGCTGCGTCCGAAGTGAGCCCCGGCCGGGCTTACTTGCAGCAGCGGCGGGCCCAGCGCCGTACGCATCGTGATGCCTACCGCGCGGCGGGAGTCGTCGCCACCGACGTGCGGGTCCGGGTGGCCGACATGGCTCAGGACATGGTTGCGCACCGGCCGCAGCAGGGTGAACTGGCCTCCGGTGCAGGCGAGAACATCGCCAACGAGGCCTACCTGGTCCCCACGGACCGCGTCGGGGAATTCCATCGGGCCCTCAAGGGTCTGGCCGATGGCGTCCCCGGCGTACGCGTCGAGATCACCGGTCCGTGGGCCCCGTACTCCTTCGCGACACCGCCCACGGAAAGCACAAATCCGTGA
- a CDS encoding gas vesicle protein, translating to MTDRSDEESLAGRQIALIDLLDRLLNGGAVLTGDVVLSIADVDLVHINLRAVIRSITPDSPAPW from the coding sequence GTGACGGACCGCTCCGACGAAGAATCTCTGGCCGGGCGGCAGATTGCTCTGATCGATCTCCTGGACCGTCTCCTGAACGGCGGCGCGGTCCTTACCGGAGATGTGGTGCTGTCCATTGCCGACGTGGATCTGGTCCATATCAACCTGCGAGCGGTGATTCGCTCGATCACGCCCGACAGTCCGGCACCGTGGTGA
- a CDS encoding gas vesicle protein K, translating to MTDEPVDPAAPVKPAFAEVAQAAARAFDLVPAGPGEHRQGQDSSIAQRLKTDPETVERDLIKLVLTIVELLRQLMERTALHRVDQGDLSEEQEEKVGMTLMILQDRMTELCERYGLTMADLNLDLGPLGSLLPPHDAA from the coding sequence ATGACCGATGAACCGGTGGATCCGGCCGCGCCCGTGAAGCCCGCCTTCGCGGAGGTGGCGCAGGCGGCGGCACGGGCGTTCGACCTGGTGCCGGCCGGGCCCGGGGAACACCGCCAGGGGCAGGACAGCAGCATCGCCCAACGGCTGAAGACCGACCCGGAAACGGTCGAACGCGATCTCATCAAATTGGTGCTGACCATCGTGGAGCTCTTGCGGCAGCTCATGGAGCGCACCGCACTGCACCGTGTCGACCAAGGCGATCTGAGCGAGGAGCAGGAAGAGAAAGTCGGGATGACGCTCATGATTCTCCAGGACCGTATGACGGAACTCTGCGAGCGCTACGGCCTCACGATGGCCGACCTCAATCTCGACCTCGGCCCCCTGGGTTCCCTGCTGCCTCCTCACGACGCCGCCTGA
- a CDS encoding hydrophobic protein, with the protein MVPLLLVLLLALLLFGAGFALKALWIVAVVVLAFWLLGFLMRSAGAGGQRGRWYRW; encoded by the coding sequence ATGGTTCCGCTGCTTCTGGTTCTGCTGCTCGCGTTGCTGCTCTTCGGCGCGGGATTCGCGTTGAAGGCACTGTGGATCGTCGCCGTGGTGGTGCTGGCGTTCTGGCTGCTCGGCTTCCTGATGCGGTCGGCCGGCGCCGGCGGCCAACGCGGCCGCTGGTACCGCTGGTAG